The following are from one region of the Hymenobacter sp. YIM 151858-1 genome:
- the carB gene encoding carbamoyl-phosphate synthase (glutamine-hydrolyzing) large subunit, translating to MEKPQKVLILGSGALKIGEAGEFDYSGSQALKALKEEGIRTILINPNIATVQTSDDIADDVYFLPVTPYFVEEVIKKEQPDGILVAFGGQTALNCAVALYRAGVFEKYNVRVLGTPVQSIIDTEDRDIFKEKLDQIGVLTARSEAVTTMEDALAAAERIGFPIIVRAAFALGGLGSGFANNMEELRALAQKAFSTSDQILVEESLKGWKEVEYEVVRDQFDNCITVCNMENFDPIGIHTGESIVVAPSQTLSNREYHKLRSIGIKTIRHLGIVGECNIQYALDPHSEEYRVIEVNARLSRSSALASKATGYPLAFVAAKLSLGYSLAELKNSVTQTTSAFFEPSLDYLVVKLPRWDLGKFSGVQRQIGSAMKSVGEVMAIGKTFEEAVQKGLRMLDTGRRGFVANKPEPIDLANLDTLLSEPNEERIFAINEAFQAGYDVERVYELTRIDRWFLQRLYGIYQLSQQLGEKRQQGGLDALDTDLLRQAKKSGFSDQQLAVQLLGPAEVKANEMLVRARRKALGVVPVVKQIDTLAAEFPAQTNYLYLTYHGTENDLEPETDKSVVVLGSGVYRIGSSVEFDWCGVNAAQTVNEEGYKSIIINYNPETVSTDYDVSDRLYFEELSYERVMDILDFEEPQGVILSTGGQIPNNIATRLEAAGAPILGTAAARIDEAENRHKFSSIMDELGIAQPRWSELTTMEAIYDFVKQVGFPVLIRPSYVLSGAAMNVVSNVQELQEYLKLAAEVSAEYPVVVSEFIQEAKEIELDAVADRGEIMSYAISEHVEFAGVHSGDATMYYPPQRVYVGTVRKLKVIAEKIAKRFQISGPFNIQFLEKNREIRVIECNLRASRSFPFVSKVSGNNLIKKATKVLLGKHVERDASELVYDLPFVGVKASQFSFTRLQGADPVLRVDMTSTGEVGCLGDTAEEALLKSLLSVGYRIPEKTVLISSGPLTSKVALLESAQMLVQKGYTIYATHGTHLFFTENNVPSSLVYWPDELQEPNALTYLRERKIDLVINIPKNMTKGELDNDYKIRRTAVDFNIPLITNARLAKAFIHAFCTLKLQDLSIKSWKEFKAEAAPVLA from the coding sequence ATGGAGAAACCACAGAAAGTCTTGATTCTCGGTTCCGGCGCCCTCAAAATCGGGGAGGCCGGTGAGTTCGATTACTCCGGTTCGCAGGCCCTCAAGGCGCTGAAAGAGGAAGGCATCCGCACCATCCTCATCAACCCCAACATTGCCACCGTGCAGACGTCGGACGACATTGCCGACGACGTGTACTTCCTGCCCGTGACGCCCTACTTCGTGGAGGAGGTCATCAAGAAGGAGCAGCCCGACGGCATTCTGGTGGCCTTCGGCGGCCAAACGGCCCTGAACTGCGCCGTAGCCTTGTACCGCGCCGGCGTGTTCGAGAAGTACAACGTGCGCGTGCTCGGCACACCCGTGCAGAGCATCATCGACACCGAGGACCGCGACATCTTCAAGGAAAAGCTCGACCAGATCGGCGTGCTCACGGCCCGCAGCGAAGCCGTAACCACGATGGAGGACGCCTTGGCCGCGGCGGAGCGAATTGGCTTCCCCATTATCGTGCGCGCCGCCTTTGCGCTGGGCGGCCTGGGCAGCGGCTTCGCCAACAACATGGAGGAGCTGCGTGCCCTGGCCCAGAAGGCCTTCTCGACTTCGGACCAGATTCTGGTGGAAGAGTCCTTGAAGGGCTGGAAGGAAGTGGAGTACGAAGTGGTGCGCGACCAGTTCGACAACTGCATCACCGTCTGCAACATGGAGAACTTCGACCCCATCGGTATTCACACCGGGGAGAGCATCGTGGTGGCGCCGTCGCAGACCCTGAGCAACCGCGAGTACCACAAGCTGCGCAGCATCGGCATCAAGACCATCCGCCACCTGGGCATCGTGGGCGAGTGCAACATTCAGTACGCCCTCGACCCGCACTCGGAGGAGTACCGCGTGATTGAGGTGAATGCCCGTTTGTCGCGCTCCTCGGCCCTGGCTTCCAAGGCTACCGGCTACCCGCTGGCCTTCGTGGCCGCCAAGCTCAGCCTGGGCTACTCCCTGGCCGAGCTGAAAAACAGCGTGACGCAGACCACTTCGGCCTTCTTCGAGCCTTCGCTCGATTACTTGGTGGTGAAGCTGCCGCGCTGGGACCTAGGGAAGTTCTCGGGCGTGCAGCGCCAGATCGGCTCGGCCATGAAGAGCGTGGGCGAGGTTATGGCCATCGGCAAAACCTTCGAGGAAGCCGTGCAGAAGGGCCTGCGCATGCTCGACACCGGCCGGCGCGGCTTCGTGGCCAACAAGCCCGAGCCGATTGACCTTGCCAATCTCGACACGCTGCTGAGCGAGCCGAACGAGGAGCGCATCTTCGCCATCAACGAGGCCTTCCAGGCCGGCTACGACGTGGAGCGCGTGTACGAACTCACGCGCATCGACCGGTGGTTTTTGCAGCGCCTCTACGGCATCTACCAGCTGAGCCAGCAGCTCGGCGAGAAGCGCCAGCAGGGCGGCCTCGATGCCCTCGATACCGATTTGCTGCGCCAAGCCAAGAAGTCGGGCTTTTCGGACCAGCAGCTGGCCGTGCAGCTCCTCGGCCCAGCCGAGGTGAAAGCCAACGAAATGCTGGTGCGCGCCCGCCGCAAGGCCCTGGGCGTGGTGCCCGTGGTCAAGCAAATCGACACGCTGGCGGCCGAATTCCCGGCCCAAACCAACTACCTCTACCTCACCTACCACGGTACCGAAAACGACCTGGAGCCGGAAACCGACAAGTCGGTGGTGGTGCTGGGCTCGGGCGTGTACCGCATCGGCTCGTCGGTGGAGTTTGACTGGTGCGGCGTCAACGCGGCCCAAACGGTGAACGAGGAGGGCTACAAGTCCATCATCATCAACTACAACCCCGAAACCGTAAGCACCGACTACGACGTGTCGGACCGCCTGTACTTCGAGGAGTTGAGCTACGAGCGGGTGATGGACATTCTGGACTTCGAGGAGCCGCAGGGCGTGATTCTGAGCACCGGCGGGCAGATTCCGAACAACATTGCCACCCGCCTCGAAGCCGCCGGCGCGCCCATCCTGGGCACCGCCGCCGCGCGCATCGACGAGGCCGAAAACCGCCACAAGTTCAGCAGCATCATGGACGAGCTGGGCATTGCCCAACCGCGCTGGAGCGAGCTGACCACCATGGAGGCCATCTACGACTTCGTGAAGCAGGTGGGCTTCCCGGTGCTGATCCGCCCGAGCTACGTGCTGTCGGGCGCGGCCATGAACGTGGTGTCGAACGTGCAGGAGCTGCAGGAGTACCTGAAGCTGGCCGCCGAGGTCAGCGCCGAATATCCGGTTGTCGTTTCAGAATTCATCCAGGAAGCCAAGGAAATCGAGCTGGACGCCGTGGCCGACCGGGGCGAAATCATGTCGTACGCCATATCGGAGCACGTGGAGTTTGCCGGCGTGCACTCCGGCGACGCTACCATGTACTACCCGCCGCAGCGCGTGTACGTGGGCACGGTGCGCAAGCTCAAGGTCATTGCCGAGAAGATTGCCAAGCGCTTCCAGATCAGCGGGCCGTTCAACATCCAGTTCTTGGAGAAAAACCGCGAAATCCGCGTTATCGAGTGCAACCTGCGCGCCTCGCGTAGCTTCCCCTTCGTGAGCAAGGTATCGGGCAACAACCTGATCAAAAAGGCCACGAAAGTGCTACTGGGCAAGCACGTGGAGCGCGACGCGAGCGAGCTGGTGTACGACCTGCCCTTCGTGGGCGTGAAGGCCTCGCAGTTCTCTTTCACCCGCCTGCAAGGCGCCGACCCGGTGCTGCGCGTGGACATGACCTCGACCGGCGAAGTGGGCTGCTTGGGCGACACGGCCGAGGAAGCGCTGCTGAAGTCGCTGCTGTCGGTGGGCTACCGCATTCCGGAGAAGACGGTGCTGATTTCCAGCGGCCCGCTCACCTCCAAAGTGGCCCTGCTGGAATCGGCCCAAATGCTGGTGCAGAAGGGTTACACCATCTACGCCACGCACGGCACGCACCTTTTCTTCACCGAAAACAACGTGCCCAGCTCCCTGGTCTACTGGCCCGACGAGCTGCAGGAGCCCAACGCCCTGACCTACCTGCGCGAGCGGAAAATCGACTTGGTCATCAACATCCCCAAGAACATGACCAAGGGCGAGCTGGACAACGACTACAAAATCCGCCGCACGGCCGTCGACTTCAACATCCCGCTCATCACCAACGCCCGCTTGGCCAAAGCCTTCATCCACGCCTTCTGCACGCTGAAGCTGCAGGATCTGAGCATCAAGAGTTGGAAGGAATTCAAGGCGGAAGCTGCGCCGGTGCTGGCCTAG
- a CDS encoding N-acetylornithine carbamoyltransferase translates to MKKFTSFADVPDYRALLQQALEIKQNPFGYQQLGKNKTVGLIFFNPSLRTRLSSIKAAYNLGAQAWVLNAGADSWTLEMADGAVMNGGTQEHIKEAIAVMSQYCDVLGVRTFPGLKDRDEDYNEVVFNKILQYATVPVISLESATLHPLQSFADLITVAETKQTERVKVVLTWAPHVRALPQCVPNSFADWFSEVDWVDFVITHPEGYELAEQFTKAARIEYDQAKALEGADYVYAKNWSSYRKYGQVITQDPSWMVDARHMALTNNAKFIHCLPVRRNVEVSDAVLDSPNSLVVQEAGNRVFSMQTVLHEMLK, encoded by the coding sequence ATGAAAAAATTCACCTCCTTCGCCGACGTACCCGACTACCGCGCCCTGCTGCAACAGGCGCTGGAGATTAAGCAGAACCCCTTCGGCTACCAGCAACTGGGCAAGAACAAAACCGTCGGGCTGATTTTCTTCAACCCCAGCCTGCGCACCCGCTTGAGCTCCATTAAGGCGGCCTACAACCTAGGGGCACAAGCATGGGTACTCAACGCCGGCGCCGACTCCTGGACCCTGGAAATGGCCGACGGCGCCGTGATGAACGGCGGCACGCAGGAGCACATCAAGGAAGCTATTGCCGTGATGAGCCAGTACTGCGACGTGCTGGGCGTGCGTACCTTCCCCGGCCTCAAGGACCGCGACGAGGACTACAATGAGGTAGTGTTCAACAAGATTCTGCAGTACGCCACCGTGCCCGTCATCAGCCTGGAAAGCGCCACGCTGCACCCGTTGCAGTCGTTTGCCGACCTCATTACCGTGGCCGAAACCAAGCAAACCGAGCGCGTGAAAGTGGTGCTGACCTGGGCCCCGCACGTGCGCGCCCTGCCCCAATGCGTGCCCAACTCCTTCGCCGACTGGTTTTCGGAGGTTGATTGGGTAGACTTCGTCATCACCCACCCCGAGGGCTACGAGCTGGCCGAACAGTTCACCAAGGCCGCCCGCATCGAGTACGACCAAGCCAAAGCCCTGGAAGGCGCCGACTACGTGTACGCCAAGAACTGGAGCAGCTACCGCAAATACGGCCAGGTAATCACCCAGGACCCGAGCTGGATGGTGGACGCCCGCCACATGGCCCTCACCAACAACGCTAAGTTCATCCACTGCCTGCCGGTGCGCCGCAACGTGGAGGTAAGCGACGCGGTGCTCGACTCGCCCAACTCCCTGGTGGTGCAGGAAGCCGGCAACCGCGTCTTCTCCATGCAAACGGTGCTGCACGAGATGCTGAAGTAG
- a CDS encoding homogentisate 1,2-dioxygenase: protein MPYYTRLGQIPRKRHTQFRQPDGSLYAEQLVGTLGFSGLSSLLYHKNPPTQIKRVGEPQPFSPKLLKDRPLQPTHLRTLPQTSTGTDYLGARQTLLANADVALSICNPSQARMDYYYKNALADEVIFVHEGRGELWSQLGKVAFEPGDYVVIPRTIIHQFHFEEGPVRLLVIESFSPVETCRRYRNHFGQLLEHSPYCERDIRPPHELVTEDDDREEYRVLVKREGALHELIYAHTPFDVVGWDGYFFPYAMSIHDFEPITGRIHQPPPVHQQFEAHNFVICSFVPRLFDYHPEAIPAPYNHSNVDSDEVLYYVAGNFMSRRGVDLASFTLHPSGLPHGPHPGTVEASIGKKETHELAVMVDTFRPLYLTETALQYEDTGYPMSWNPDYPHAGPKPADMMD from the coding sequence ATGCCGTATTACACCCGCCTAGGTCAGATTCCGCGCAAGCGCCACACCCAGTTCCGCCAACCCGATGGCTCGCTCTACGCCGAGCAGCTGGTGGGCACGCTGGGCTTTTCGGGCTTGTCGTCGCTGCTGTACCATAAAAACCCACCTACCCAAATTAAGCGCGTAGGCGAGCCGCAGCCCTTTAGCCCCAAGCTGCTGAAAGACCGCCCGCTGCAGCCCACGCACCTGCGCACGCTGCCTCAAACCAGCACCGGCACCGATTACCTAGGTGCCCGCCAAACCCTGCTGGCCAACGCCGACGTGGCCCTGAGCATCTGCAACCCCTCGCAGGCGCGCATGGACTATTACTACAAAAACGCCTTGGCCGACGAGGTTATCTTCGTGCACGAAGGCCGCGGCGAGCTGTGGAGCCAGCTGGGCAAGGTCGCGTTCGAGCCCGGCGACTATGTGGTAATCCCGCGCACCATCATTCATCAGTTTCATTTCGAAGAAGGCCCGGTGCGCCTGCTCGTTATCGAGTCGTTCAGCCCCGTGGAAACCTGCCGCCGCTACCGCAACCACTTCGGGCAGCTGCTCGAGCACTCGCCCTACTGCGAGCGGGACATTCGGCCGCCGCACGAGCTGGTGACGGAAGATGACGACCGCGAGGAATACCGCGTGCTGGTGAAGCGCGAAGGCGCTCTGCACGAGCTGATTTACGCCCACACTCCTTTCGATGTGGTTGGCTGGGACGGCTACTTCTTCCCGTACGCCATGAGCATCCACGATTTCGAGCCGATTACGGGCCGCATTCACCAGCCGCCACCCGTGCACCAGCAGTTCGAGGCGCACAACTTCGTGATTTGCTCCTTCGTGCCGCGCCTGTTCGACTACCACCCCGAGGCTATTCCGGCACCCTATAACCACAGCAACGTCGACTCCGATGAGGTGCTGTACTACGTAGCCGGCAACTTCATGTCGCGCCGCGGCGTCGATCTGGCGTCGTTTACCCTGCACCCCTCGGGGCTGCCGCACGGCCCGCACCCCGGCACCGTGGAGGCCAGCATCGGCAAAAAGGAAACCCACGAGCTGGCCGTAATGGTGGACACCTTCCGCCCGCTATACCTCACCGAAACGGCCCTGCAGTACGAAGACACCGGCTACCCCATGAGCTGGAACCCTGATTATCCGCACGCCGGCCCCAAACCGGCCGACATGATGGATTAA